CCGGAGCTGGGCGCGGACCTGGTCGGCGTCGCGCGGGGCGGCGATCCGCAGATTCGGCACGCACTGGAGGATCGACATGTCCCACATGCCGTTGTGGGAGGCGCCGTCGGTGCCGGTGATGCCGGCCCGGTCGAGGACGAAGGTCACGCCGCAGTCGTGCAGGGCGACATCCATGAGGACCTGGTCGAAGGCGCGGTTGAGGAAGGTCGCGTACACGGCGAAGACGGGGTGCAGCCCGCCGGTGGCCAGACCGGCCGCCGACACCGCGCCGTGCTGCTCGGCGATCCCCACGTCGTACACCCGGTCCGGGAACGCCTTGGCGAACTTCTCCAGTCCGACCGGCTGGAGCATCGCGGCCGTGATGGCGACGATGTCGGCCCGCTCCTTGCCGAGCTTGACCATCTCCTCGCCGAACACCGAGGTCCAGTCGACGCCCGAACTGGCGATCGGCAGACCGGTGTCGGGGTGGATCTTGCCGACGGCGTGGAAACGGTCGGCCTCGTCCAGGAGCGCGGGCTGGTAGCCGCGGCCCTTCTCGGTGAGGCAGTGGATGATGACGGGGCCGCCGAAGCGCTTGGCGCGCTGGAGGGCGGACTCCAGGGCGTCCAGGTCGTGGCCGTCGATCGGGCCCACGTACTTCAGGCCCAGGTCCTCGAACATGCCCTGGGGGGCGATGAAGTCCTTGAGGCCCTTCTTCGCGCCGTGCAGCGTGTCGTAGAGCGGGCGGCCGACGACCGGGGTGCGCTCCAGGATGTCCTTGCCGCGGGCCAGGAAGCGTTCGTAGCCGTCGGTGGTACGCAGGGTGGCCAGGTGGTTCGCGAGGCCGCCGATGGTGGGCGCGTACGAGCGCTCGTTGTCGTTGACGACGATGACGAGCGGGCGGTCCTTGGCGGCGGCGATGTTGTTGAGCGCCTCCCAGGCCATGCCGCCGGTGAGCGCGCCGTCGCCGATGACGGCGACCACGTGGTCCTGGCGGCCGAGCACCTGGTTGGCCTTGGCGAGTCCGTCGGCCCAGCCGAGGACCGTCGAGGCGTGCGAGTTCTCGATGACGTCGTGCGGGGACTCGGCCCGGGACGGGTAGCCGGAGAGGCCGCCCTTGCTCTTGAGCCTGGTGAAGTCCTGACGGCCCGTCAGGAGCTTGTGCACATAGGACTGGTGGCCGGTGTCGAAGAGGACCTTGTCCCTGGGCGAGTCGAAGACCCGGTGCAGGGCGATCGTCAGTTCGACGACTCCGAGGTTGGGACCGAGGTGTCCGCCGGTCTTGGAGACCGCGTCGACGAGGAAGGACCTGATCTCCCCGGCGAGCTGGTCCAGCTGCTCCGGGCCGAGACGGT
Above is a window of Streptomyces sp. NBC_01498 DNA encoding:
- the dxs gene encoding 1-deoxy-D-xylulose-5-phosphate synthase; its protein translation is MGDGWDLLTRIKGPRDLDRLGPEQLDQLAGEIRSFLVDAVSKTGGHLGPNLGVVELTIALHRVFDSPRDKVLFDTGHQSYVHKLLTGRQDFTRLKSKGGLSGYPSRAESPHDVIENSHASTVLGWADGLAKANQVLGRQDHVVAVIGDGALTGGMAWEALNNIAAAKDRPLVIVVNDNERSYAPTIGGLANHLATLRTTDGYERFLARGKDILERTPVVGRPLYDTLHGAKKGLKDFIAPQGMFEDLGLKYVGPIDGHDLDALESALQRAKRFGGPVIIHCLTEKGRGYQPALLDEADRFHAVGKIHPDTGLPIASSGVDWTSVFGEEMVKLGKERADIVAITAAMLQPVGLEKFAKAFPDRVYDVGIAEQHGAVSAAGLATGGLHPVFAVYATFLNRAFDQVLMDVALHDCGVTFVLDRAGITGTDGASHNGMWDMSILQCVPNLRIAAPRDADQVRAQLREAVLVDDAPTVVRFSKGAVGPAVAAVGKAGGMDVLRRPAEGPADVLLVSVGALAPMCLEIADLLDKQGISTTVVDPRWVKPVDEALAPLAERHRVVVTVEDNSRAGGVGSAVAQSLRDAGVDIPLRDFGIPARFLDHASRKELMAEIGLTAPDIARQVTGLVSRIDGRMTVVPSAAEEITRD